In Tiliqua scincoides isolate rTilSci1 chromosome 1, rTilSci1.hap2, whole genome shotgun sequence, the following are encoded in one genomic region:
- the LOC136635227 gene encoding membrane-spanning 4-domains subfamily A member 8-like isoform X1, producing the protein MRLSTRSEKRDADCLPMATQPVRMPTGPMVFIPPNGTTTTQAGQAIPGTTIHTPGVVQYAGQPLGIPSNQLIPTSGMMHIQYVGQQPRSPNNQCPQNPWMKLWEKLYKAESKTLGAIQIIIGLMHIGFGAARVGCFVYFVPFYIPFAALTGYPFWGGLLFIISGSLSVSAENQPNTCSVQCSVGFNITSSIAALIGIILYIVELVLPYTTTSSISSYNAVKNFGVSVAILLLLFSFLEFCITVSTAHFGCQAACCTNDMALVVMPYTQTVIPAEGSLSPPAYNNVDSSSMRSAEERTQKSSERHKQSQK; encoded by the exons acTGCTTACCTATGGCCACACAGCCAGTGAGAATGCCTACAGGCCCAATGGTGTTCATTCCCCCCAATGGCACCACCACAACCCAGGCAGGCCAGGCGATCCCTGGTACTACCATCCACACACCAGGTGTAGTTCAGTATGCAGGCCAGCCACTTGGAATCCCCAGCAACCAACTGATCCCAACATCGGGGATGATGCACATTCAATACGTAGGCCAACAGCCCAGAAGTCCCAACAACCAATGTCCACAGAACCCATGGATGAAGTTGTGGGAGAAACTCTACAAAGCAGAGAGCAAgactctggga GCCATCCAGATCATAATTGGATTGATGCACATTGGCTTTGGGGCTGCCAGAGTtggttgttttgtttattttgttccTTTCTACATTCCCTTTGCTGCTCTCACAGGTTATCCATTCTGGGGTGGCCTCCTT TTCATTAtttctggatccctttcagtatCAGCTGAGAACCAACCAAACACTTGCTCG GTGCAGTGCAGTGTGGGATTCAACATCACAAGTTCTATTGCGGCATTAATTGGCATCATTCTATATATAGTAGAGCTAGTTCTCCCTTATACCACTACTAGTTCAATCTCCAGTTATAATGCTGTAAAG AATTTTGGTGTCAGTGTTGCTATCCTGCTTCTCTTGTTCAGCTTTCTGGAGTTTTGCATCACAGTTTCGACAGCACATTTTGGGTGCCAAGCCGCCTGCTGTACTAATGACATG GCCTTGGTTGTTATGCCGTACACACAAACTGTGATTCCCGCAGAAGGCAGTCTTAGTCCTCCAGCATACAATAATGTGGATTCTTCTTCCATGAGGAGTGCTGAAGAAAGAACTCAAAAGAGCAGCGAGAGGCACAAGCAATCTCAGAAATAA
- the LOC136635227 gene encoding membrane-spanning 4-domains subfamily A member 8-like isoform X2, producing MATQPVRMPTGPMVFIPPNGTTTTQAGQAIPGTTIHTPGVVQYAGQPLGIPSNQLIPTSGMMHIQYVGQQPRSPNNQCPQNPWMKLWEKLYKAESKTLGAIQIIIGLMHIGFGAARVGCFVYFVPFYIPFAALTGYPFWGGLLFIISGSLSVSAENQPNTCSVQCSVGFNITSSIAALIGIILYIVELVLPYTTTSSISSYNAVKNFGVSVAILLLLFSFLEFCITVSTAHFGCQAACCTNDMALVVMPYTQTVIPAEGSLSPPAYNNVDSSSMRSAEERTQKSSERHKQSQK from the exons ATGGCCACACAGCCAGTGAGAATGCCTACAGGCCCAATGGTGTTCATTCCCCCCAATGGCACCACCACAACCCAGGCAGGCCAGGCGATCCCTGGTACTACCATCCACACACCAGGTGTAGTTCAGTATGCAGGCCAGCCACTTGGAATCCCCAGCAACCAACTGATCCCAACATCGGGGATGATGCACATTCAATACGTAGGCCAACAGCCCAGAAGTCCCAACAACCAATGTCCACAGAACCCATGGATGAAGTTGTGGGAGAAACTCTACAAAGCAGAGAGCAAgactctggga GCCATCCAGATCATAATTGGATTGATGCACATTGGCTTTGGGGCTGCCAGAGTtggttgttttgtttattttgttccTTTCTACATTCCCTTTGCTGCTCTCACAGGTTATCCATTCTGGGGTGGCCTCCTT TTCATTAtttctggatccctttcagtatCAGCTGAGAACCAACCAAACACTTGCTCG GTGCAGTGCAGTGTGGGATTCAACATCACAAGTTCTATTGCGGCATTAATTGGCATCATTCTATATATAGTAGAGCTAGTTCTCCCTTATACCACTACTAGTTCAATCTCCAGTTATAATGCTGTAAAG AATTTTGGTGTCAGTGTTGCTATCCTGCTTCTCTTGTTCAGCTTTCTGGAGTTTTGCATCACAGTTTCGACAGCACATTTTGGGTGCCAAGCCGCCTGCTGTACTAATGACATG GCCTTGGTTGTTATGCCGTACACACAAACTGTGATTCCCGCAGAAGGCAGTCTTAGTCCTCCAGCATACAATAATGTGGATTCTTCTTCCATGAGGAGTGCTGAAGAAAGAACTCAAAAGAGCAGCGAGAGGCACAAGCAATCTCAGAAATAA
- the LOC136644284 gene encoding membrane-spanning 4-domains subfamily A member 15-like has translation MNNHAFVPIPPPGVPPSYPNQDFFSGTINQTPAMLQYSDQTLEPGYSRNLLPERTGPCGSIYRGRIVTILRGEPKVVGAIQILIGLVHIGFGSVLTRLVGVYMAAIVISGYVYWGGILFELMFYSNARITSSCVTQYIISGSVMVAAEHHKTARLVKGSLGMNITSSFTATVGIIIFLLDNIFLHGYYVNKPYPVEWRVAQGLENVLLIFSILEFFLGIASSSFGCEAICHEADAATHFVPDGFVAQGVLLPADNPPPYEAYTNLGYESENQPE, from the exons ATGAACAACCATGCATTTGTGCCTATTCCTCCACCTGGTGTACCACCTAGTTACCCAAACCAAGATTTTTTCTCTGGTACCATCAATCAAACACCAGCCATGTTACAGTACTCAGACCAGACACTAGAGCCAGGGTACTCAAGAAACCTACTTCCGGAAAGAACTGGACCATGTGGGAGCATCTACAGAGGACGCATAGTCACCATCCTGAGAGGAGAGCCCAAGGTGGTTGGG GCCATACAGATTCTGATTGGACTGGTTCACATTGGCTTTGGAAGTGTCTTGACCAGGCTTGTTGGAGTGTATATGGCAGCCATTGTCATATCAGGATATGTGTACTGGGGTGGGATCTTG TTTGAACTGATGTTTTATTCTAATGCTCGCATTACTTCTTCTTGCGTGACACAGTATATCATTTCTGGATCCGTCATGGTGGCAGCTGAACATCATAAAACAGCCCGTCTG GTGAAAGGCAGTTTAGGCATGAATATCACAAGTAGTTTTACTGCAACTGTTGGGATAATTATTTTCCTTTTGGACAACATTTTTCTCCATGGTTACTATGTCAACAAACCCTACCCAGTGGAATGG AGAGTAGCCCAAGGGCTTGAGAACGTGCTTTTGATCTTTTCTATCCTGGAGTTCTTCCTTGGAATTGCCTCTTCAAGTTTTGGATGTGAAGCCATATGCCACGAAGCTGATGCG GCAACACATTTTGTGCCAGATGGATTTGTTGCACAAGGAGTTCTTCTGCCAGCAGATAATCCTCCACCTTATGAAGCGTATACCAACTTAGGCTATGAATCTGAAAACCAGCCTGAGTAG